A stretch of Candidatus Angelobacter sp. DNA encodes these proteins:
- a CDS encoding excinuclease ABC subunit A encodes MKAELEIEAGLATDHAIHIHGAREHNLKNLSVTIPRGKFIVVTGVSGSGKSTLAFDLLFAEGQRRFLDSMNAYARQFVEQLSRPDVDLITGIPPTVSIEQRNSRGGGKSTVATVTEIYHFLRLLFARLGTQYCPDCQLPVEAQTRDELGRRLQKETRKRGDLLLLAPVVKNRKGFHSDVAEWAAKHGYAEIRADGKIYATSDPFKLDRFREHDVEIVAGVLEKGGRGALRRPNTSARRPGRELIDETLKLGHGTLFALDNHGLLTVHSTERSCPKCGRSFEPLDPKNFSYNSPQGWCLRCRGFGELFYLPEDVDRGARADAIEESWWSWQEGKRENCPDCGGKRLNPVARAVRLTAGKPRHTAPTIDTFSVASVERAFGWFRAMKFKGREARIARDILPEIRERLRFLREVGLGYLQLGRGVPTLSGGEAQRIRLAAQLGSNLSGVLYVLDEPTIGLHARDNQMLLATLAVLKSRGNSLVVVEHDEETMRRADFIIDLGPGAGVWGGEVVAAGTLNELLRHGDSITGRCLRAQATKKYPSRGKRRPVKAARSSGSSKDGEDVRHALELRNAAANNLKDLAIRFPLNRLVVVTGVSGSGKSTLVRECLLPALETTLKRRRGTPPAEREAPSVAGFESIKAVYEVDQSPIGRTPRSTPATYVGFFDEIRKLFAQLPEARLRGYTAGRFSFNSAQGRCPECEGAGTIKLEMNFLPPAYVRCEICEGKRFSRETLDIEFGGKNIAQVLELSVAEAIEFFGALPRIRRPLEALRDTGLDYLKLGQTSPTLSGGEAQRVKLVTHLLTGLKEQPDLFDPKQKRNLFVLEEPTIGLHIADVRRLVDVLQRLVDAGHSVIVIEHNLDLIAEADWVIDLGPEGGDGGGRIVAQGAPEEVARNKRSHTGCFLRSVLRG; translated from the coding sequence ATGAAAGCTGAACTGGAAATTGAAGCGGGTTTGGCGACGGATCACGCCATCCACATCCACGGTGCGCGCGAGCATAACCTGAAGAATCTCTCGGTCACCATCCCGCGCGGAAAATTCATCGTCGTCACCGGCGTCAGCGGTTCGGGCAAGAGCACGCTGGCGTTCGATCTGTTGTTCGCCGAGGGGCAGCGGCGATTCCTCGATTCGATGAACGCCTATGCGCGCCAGTTCGTGGAACAACTGTCGCGGCCGGATGTGGACCTCATCACCGGCATCCCGCCCACCGTCAGCATCGAGCAGCGCAACTCGCGCGGCGGCGGCAAGAGCACCGTGGCGACGGTCACGGAGATCTACCATTTTTTGCGGCTGCTCTTCGCGCGGCTGGGCACGCAGTATTGTCCGGATTGCCAGTTGCCGGTCGAAGCACAGACGCGCGATGAGCTGGGACGCCGTTTGCAAAAAGAGACGAGGAAGCGCGGTGACCTGCTGCTGCTGGCGCCCGTGGTGAAGAACCGCAAGGGATTTCACTCGGACGTTGCCGAATGGGCCGCGAAGCACGGCTACGCTGAAATCCGGGCGGACGGAAAAATTTACGCGACGAGCGATCCATTCAAGCTTGACCGCTTCCGCGAGCATGATGTTGAGATCGTCGCGGGTGTGCTGGAAAAAGGTGGCCGCGGCGCGCTGCGCAGACCGAACACCTCAGCGCGGCGTCCCGGCCGCGAACTCATTGACGAGACGCTCAAGCTCGGCCATGGCACATTGTTCGCGCTCGACAATCACGGGTTGCTCACGGTGCACTCGACCGAGCGCTCGTGTCCCAAGTGCGGCCGTTCGTTCGAACCGCTCGATCCGAAAAACTTCAGTTACAACTCGCCGCAGGGCTGGTGTCTGAGATGCCGCGGTTTCGGCGAATTGTTTTATCTTCCCGAGGATGTGGACCGCGGCGCGCGCGCGGATGCCATCGAGGAAAGCTGGTGGAGCTGGCAGGAAGGCAAACGGGAGAATTGCCCGGATTGCGGCGGCAAACGTTTGAACCCCGTCGCTCGAGCTGTGCGTCTGACAGCAGGGAAGCCGCGCCATACGGCCCCAACCATCGACACCTTCTCCGTGGCGTCAGTGGAACGGGCGTTTGGATGGTTCCGCGCGATGAAATTCAAGGGTCGCGAGGCGCGCATTGCCCGCGACATACTGCCGGAAATTCGTGAGCGGCTGCGCTTCCTGCGCGAGGTCGGGCTTGGTTACCTGCAACTTGGCCGCGGCGTGCCGACCCTGTCGGGAGGCGAAGCGCAGCGCATCCGCCTCGCGGCGCAGCTCGGCTCGAATCTGAGCGGCGTGCTTTACGTGCTCGACGAACCGACCATCGGGCTGCACGCGCGCGACAATCAAATGCTGCTGGCGACACTGGCGGTTCTGAAATCGCGCGGCAATTCACTGGTCGTCGTGGAGCATGACGAGGAAACGATGCGCCGCGCGGATTTCATCATCGATCTCGGCCCCGGCGCGGGTGTGTGGGGCGGGGAAGTTGTCGCCGCCGGAACGTTGAACGAGCTGCTCCGCCACGGCGATTCCATCACCGGCCGGTGCCTGCGCGCGCAGGCGACGAAAAAGTATCCGTCACGCGGCAAACGGCGGCCGGTTAAGGCTGCGCGCTCTTCCGGTTCGTCAAAGGACGGAGAGGATGTCCGGCACGCGCTTGAACTTCGCAACGCCGCCGCCAACAATTTGAAAGACCTTGCCATTCGCTTCCCGCTCAACCGACTGGTCGTTGTCACGGGCGTCAGCGGTTCCGGCAAGAGCACACTCGTCCGCGAGTGTTTGTTGCCGGCGTTGGAAACCACGCTGAAGCGCAGGCGCGGAACGCCGCCGGCGGAACGGGAGGCTCCATCTGTCGCGGGCTTTGAATCCATCAAGGCGGTTTACGAAGTGGACCAGTCGCCCATCGGCCGCACGCCCCGCTCGACTCCCGCGACGTACGTTGGCTTTTTCGACGAGATCCGAAAACTGTTCGCCCAGCTTCCCGAAGCCCGGCTGCGCGGTTACACGGCCGGCAGGTTTTCGTTCAACAGTGCCCAAGGCCGCTGCCCCGAATGCGAGGGCGCGGGCACCATCAAGCTGGAGATGAATTTCCTCCCGCCGGCTTATGTGCGATGTGAAATCTGCGAGGGAAAACGCTTCAGCCGCGAAACGCTCGACATCGAATTCGGCGGGAAAAACATCGCGCAGGTCCTGGAGCTGAGCGTCGCCGAGGCCATCGAATTCTTCGGCGCCCTCCCGCGCATCCGTCGTCCGCTCGAGGCGTTGCGCGACACCGGCCTCGATTATCTCAAACTTGGGCAGACCAGCCCGACCTTGAGCGGCGGCGAGGCGCAACGTGTGAAGCTCGTCACGCACCTGCTCACCGGCTTGAAGGAGCAGCCCGACCTGTTTGATCCGAAACAGAAACGCAACCTGTTCGTCCTCGAAGAGCCGACCATCGGACTGCACATCGCCGACGTGCGGCGGCTGGTGGACGTGCTGCAACGGCTCGTGGACGCGGGCCATTCGGTCATCGTCATCGAGCACAACCTCGACCTGATCGCGGAAGCCGACTGGGTCATTGACCTCGGACCCGAGGGCGGCGACGGCGGCGGGCGGATCGTCGCGCAGGGCGCGCCCGAGGAGGTGGCGCGTAATAAACGCTCGCACACGGGCTGTTTTCTCCGTAGCGTGCTGCGCGGTTGA
- a CDS encoding Uma2 family endonuclease, translating into MSEAYEEIVDGETCLRLPPGARHEVICSLLHDLVAAAASAVSTTRLLERRSFVQLSPGTSVRPDLALVTSATGKIWLAAEIISSGDHRTDTVMKKQIYEDLNIPRLWMIDTRYDNVEVYHGTQYGLMLKGILAGKETLTEQLLPALQVTIAELFRT; encoded by the coding sequence ATGAGCGAGGCTTACGAGGAAATCGTTGACGGCGAGACTTGTTTGCGGCTGCCGCCCGGCGCGCGGCACGAGGTCATCTGCTCGCTGCTGCACGATCTCGTCGCCGCGGCGGCCAGCGCGGTTTCCACCACGCGTTTGCTGGAGCGGCGGTCGTTCGTCCAGCTTTCCCCGGGCACAAGCGTCCGGCCGGATCTCGCGCTCGTGACCTCCGCGACGGGCAAAATCTGGCTTGCCGCGGAAATCATCAGTTCCGGCGACCACCGGACCGACACGGTGATGAAAAAGCAGATTTACGAGGACCTGAACATCCCGCGCCTCTGGATGATTGACACGCGCTACGACAACGTCGAGGTCTATCACGGGACGCAATACGGCCTGATGCTGAAGGGCATTCTCGCGGGTAAAGAAACTCTCACGGAACAACTGCTGCCTGCACTGCAGGTGACCATCGCCGAATTGTTCCGGACTTGA
- a CDS encoding O-acetyl-ADP-ribose deacetylase, translated as MHRCFNRIEVVEGDITKQRVDAIVNAANATLLGGGGVDGAIHRAAGPELLEECRALGGCPTGQAKITKGYRLPAELVIHTVGPVWRDGKHGEGELLAGCYRNSLTLAEQHAVKTIAFPSISTGAYGFPMDQAALIAVSEIKSFLERNSSIEKVLLVCFGREAFEIHQQAMKEIVE; from the coding sequence ATGCACCGTTGCTTTAATCGAATCGAAGTCGTCGAAGGCGACATCACGAAGCAGCGCGTGGACGCGATTGTGAACGCGGCGAACGCGACGCTGCTGGGCGGCGGCGGCGTGGATGGCGCGATTCATCGCGCCGCGGGGCCGGAGTTGTTGGAGGAATGTCGCGCGCTCGGCGGTTGTCCGACCGGCCAGGCTAAAATCACCAAAGGTTACAGGCTGCCAGCCGAGCTGGTGATTCACACCGTTGGCCCGGTCTGGCGGGACGGCAAGCATGGCGAAGGCGAATTGCTGGCGGGCTGTTATCGGAACTCGCTGACCTTGGCCGAGCAACATGCCGTCAAGACGATTGCGTTTCCGTCCATCAGCACCGGTGCATACGGATTTCCGATGGACCAGGCGGCACTCATCGCCGTTTCGGAAATCAAATCGTTTCTGGAACGAAACAGTTCGATTGAAAAAGTGCTCCTGGTCTGTTTTGGCAGGGAAGCATTTGAGATTCATCAGCAAGCCATGAAAGAGATTGTCGAGTGA
- a CDS encoding HEAT repeat domain-containing protein, which produces MKRRYQRATLVAIGVIALVFLLAILLRPREPAYQGKRLSQWMEDFDGDQETEDRAMVAVKAIGTNAVPFLLDVIRAKEPVWEPKLVWLEWKLMGLSGHREPWPGNTPTFKHQMRAIMAFQALGSSAEVAIPELTVLLQAEDTAGHAALALASIGSNAVPSLATALTNSNAKIRAFTAIALGGVSSESTTIVPLLIHSLKDDSYSVRGMAARSLGELRQFPELVVPALLEALQETNIFVRSSSAWALGRLGAPAKAAVPALLKAQSDPEEQVSRAAAYALKQIDPQVASKTDAK; this is translated from the coding sequence ATGAAGAGGCGTTACCAGAGGGCGACACTCGTTGCGATCGGAGTGATCGCCTTGGTTTTCCTGCTGGCGATATTGCTGCGCCCGCGCGAGCCGGCGTATCAGGGAAAGAGGTTGAGCCAATGGATGGAAGATTTCGATGGCGATCAGGAAACAGAGGACCGGGCGATGGTTGCAGTGAAGGCGATAGGAACCAACGCCGTGCCATTCCTCCTGGACGTCATTCGCGCGAAAGAGCCGGTTTGGGAACCGAAACTGGTTTGGTTGGAATGGAAATTGATGGGATTGTCAGGCCATCGGGAACCGTGGCCGGGCAACACACCGACCTTCAAACACCAGATGCGCGCGATCATGGCGTTTCAAGCCCTGGGTTCGTCGGCTGAAGTCGCCATTCCAGAACTTACCGTTTTACTCCAGGCCGAAGATACCGCTGGTCACGCCGCCCTGGCTTTGGCAAGCATCGGTTCGAATGCAGTGCCTTCGCTGGCCACGGCTTTAACCAACTCGAATGCTAAAATTCGAGCTTTTACCGCTATCGCATTGGGCGGTGTCAGTTCGGAATCCACAACTATCGTGCCTTTGCTCATCCACTCTCTCAAGGACGACAGCTACAGTGTGCGCGGCATGGCAGCACGGTCTTTGGGCGAACTTCGTCAATTTCCGGAACTGGTTGTGCCCGCGCTTCTCGAAGCTTTGCAGGAGACGAACATTTTTGTCCGTTCTTCGTCAGCCTGGGCTTTAGGCAGACTTGGCGCACCGGCGAAGGCCGCTGTGCCGGCTTTGTTGAAAGCCCAGAGCGATCCGGAAGAACAGGTTTCTCGAGCGGCGGCTTACGCCCTGAAGCAAATCGACCCCCAAGTCGCGTCGAAGACGGATGCCAAATAG
- a CDS encoding HEAT repeat domain-containing protein — MKRGRIIVLSVVAAIVIAALGNYAFRPREPMYQGKALSAWVADLDYGRPSFSREGAKTAGDAVRQIGSNAVPKLIEMMRATDFPMRSKLEALCSKQSFIRISFGPPAGTLQWRGALGIYELGPAGAPAIPDLVRLLTNRLSWIQGRAAMALGKIGPEAKVAVPALIQALSDRNPDVGVCICSGLGALGPAAHEALPALARCLEETNTTVFLRALDAIQQIDVKYPEVIPVLTKRLATDDKRIRYAAATALASRGSEARSAVSALIKALKDPDKDIREAAARALIRIDPDTAAKAGAERPTGESGGGSAPKVAVNFKNAPVSVVLEFYESLSGAKLVMQLNPQIIPGQVTLQPVKSLTRVEAMVAVESALLDQANVELKHIDNKYVSVSLKNPKAR; from the coding sequence ATGAAACGAGGCCGAATCATTGTGCTGTCCGTTGTTGCGGCGATCGTCATCGCCGCCCTTGGGAACTACGCTTTCCGTCCGCGCGAGCCGATGTATCAGGGCAAGGCGCTCAGCGCGTGGGTGGCGGACCTGGATTATGGCCGGCCGTCGTTCAGTCGAGAAGGTGCGAAAACTGCCGGCGACGCCGTGCGTCAAATCGGGTCCAACGCGGTTCCGAAGCTGATCGAGATGATGCGGGCCACCGATTTCCCGATGAGAAGCAAGCTCGAGGCGCTGTGCTCAAAGCAATCGTTCATCAGGATTTCTTTCGGTCCACCGGCAGGCACACTCCAGTGGCGGGGCGCTTTGGGGATCTATGAACTTGGCCCCGCCGGCGCACCGGCGATCCCCGACCTCGTCAGGCTCCTGACCAATCGTCTCTCGTGGATCCAAGGTCGGGCCGCGATGGCGTTGGGCAAGATTGGTCCGGAGGCCAAGGTTGCAGTTCCCGCTCTCATCCAGGCGCTGTCCGACCGAAACCCCGATGTGGGCGTGTGCATCTGCTCAGGACTGGGCGCCCTCGGTCCAGCCGCACACGAGGCGTTGCCCGCACTGGCGCGATGCCTCGAGGAGACGAACACGACGGTATTCTTGAGGGCGCTGGACGCGATTCAACAGATAGACGTTAAATATCCAGAGGTGATTCCTGTGCTGACGAAGCGATTGGCGACGGATGACAAGCGCATCCGGTATGCAGCGGCAACGGCGCTGGCGTCCCGCGGTTCGGAAGCGCGGTCGGCTGTATCGGCGTTGATCAAGGCACTCAAGGATCCAGACAAGGACATTCGAGAGGCTGCCGCAAGAGCGTTGATCAGGATTGATCCCGACACAGCCGCCAAAGCGGGCGCCGAGAGGCCGACAGGTGAGTCGGGCGGCGGCTCCGCTCCCAAAGTCGCGGTCAATTTCAAGAACGCCCCGGTTTCGGTCGTTCTTGAATTCTACGAAAGTCTTTCTGGAGCCAAATTGGTGATGCAACTCAATCCGCAAATAATTCCGGGCCAGGTGACGCTGCAACCGGTCAAATCTCTTACGCGTGTCGAAGCCATGGTTGCCGTAGAGTCAGCTCTGCTTGATCAGGCGAACGTCGAGTTGAAGCACATAGACAACAAGTATGTCTCGGTAAGTCTAAAAAATCCAAAGGCGCGATGA